From a single Shewanella donghaensis genomic region:
- the phsA gene encoding thiosulfate reductase PhsA, with protein MKLNRRTFIKGVGAGTAGCAFATLPGSIAALGKTELHGSEESVASICEMCSTRCPISARVVNGKNVSILGNKNAKSYGGAVCARGGAGHSQLYDKQRIVKPLKRVGERGEGKWAEIEWDEAYSIIAENLNKIKAKHGAESVAFSSKSGSLSGHLFHLAKAFGSPNTFTHASTCPAGYVVAAKAMFGTKAKRDLSNSKYIINFGHNLYEGINMSETRGMMNAQMEKGAKLVVFEPRFSIVADKADEWYAIKPGTDVAIALAICHTLIKDDLYDKDFVAQYVSGFEDFAKEVQAYTPEWAESITDVPAEDIRRITHEYAAAAPHALVDFGHRSSFTTEEFEMRRAIYAANVLIGNIERKGGLYFGKKASKYNKFAGEKAAPTLAKPGVKNMPKIDAKRIDMVDEQYSLLWSSGGIYQTILDASLDAVPYQLHGWVMSRTNPMQTMTDRARIVKTMQKLEFIVACDIYISESAAYADIFLPESTYLERDEEIVDKSGKNPAYYVRQKVVDTIGDTKPSWLIWKELANKLGQGDFFPWDSMETLQLFQVDKDVALLNKIKRDGWVSYGKPLMLREPSMVQDFVADYPNAKTPDEDQTYASHMSFKTPTGKIELSSDKVEQMAPGRGIIKFREVTMKKADELFFIQGKVAVHTNAATQNVPMLANLMSDNALWIHPVTAELLNISTGDAIRIYNDTGSEEGHALVTPGIRPDTVFAYMGCGSKNKELARATGKGIHCGNLLPDITAPVTGMNLHNTGVKIAKI; from the coding sequence ATGAAATTAAATCGACGAACCTTTATCAAGGGCGTTGGAGCAGGAACCGCAGGGTGTGCATTTGCAACCTTACCTGGTTCTATTGCTGCCCTTGGTAAGACTGAGCTACACGGAAGTGAAGAATCAGTCGCTAGTATCTGTGAAATGTGTTCTACGCGCTGTCCTATTTCGGCTCGTGTTGTTAATGGCAAAAACGTCTCTATTTTAGGTAACAAAAATGCTAAGTCATATGGCGGTGCGGTTTGTGCCCGTGGTGGAGCAGGCCATAGTCAGCTTTATGATAAGCAGCGTATTGTTAAACCGCTAAAGCGTGTTGGTGAGCGTGGCGAAGGTAAATGGGCTGAAATTGAATGGGATGAAGCCTATTCTATCATCGCTGAAAATCTTAATAAGATTAAAGCTAAACATGGCGCTGAATCGGTCGCTTTCTCTTCTAAATCTGGCTCCTTGTCAGGACATCTATTTCATCTTGCTAAAGCTTTTGGCAGCCCTAATACGTTCACCCATGCATCAACTTGTCCTGCTGGTTATGTTGTCGCAGCTAAAGCAATGTTTGGCACTAAAGCCAAGCGTGATTTAAGCAACTCAAAATACATTATTAACTTTGGTCATAACTTGTATGAAGGCATCAACATGTCTGAAACACGAGGCATGATGAATGCGCAAATGGAAAAGGGCGCTAAGTTAGTGGTATTCGAACCTCGTTTTTCAATTGTGGCTGACAAAGCGGATGAGTGGTATGCCATTAAACCGGGTACCGATGTCGCCATAGCATTGGCAATTTGCCATACCTTAATAAAAGACGATTTATACGATAAAGATTTTGTCGCGCAATATGTGTCGGGCTTTGAAGATTTTGCTAAAGAAGTGCAGGCCTATACGCCGGAATGGGCGGAATCGATTACTGATGTGCCTGCTGAAGATATCCGCCGTATTACTCACGAATATGCCGCAGCTGCACCGCATGCACTTGTTGATTTTGGCCATCGTTCTTCGTTCACCACTGAAGAGTTTGAAATGCGCCGCGCCATCTATGCTGCCAATGTATTGATTGGCAACATTGAGCGTAAAGGTGGTCTGTACTTCGGTAAAAAAGCGTCGAAATACAACAAATTTGCTGGTGAAAAGGCTGCACCAACGTTAGCCAAACCTGGCGTAAAAAATATGCCTAAGATTGATGCTAAACGTATCGATATGGTCGATGAGCAGTATTCTTTATTGTGGTCATCTGGTGGAATATATCAAACGATTCTGGATGCCAGTTTAGACGCCGTACCTTACCAGCTTCATGGTTGGGTTATGAGCCGAACTAACCCAATGCAAACCATGACAGACAGAGCGCGTATTGTTAAGACGATGCAGAAACTCGAATTCATTGTGGCTTGTGATATCTACATCAGTGAAAGTGCTGCCTACGCCGATATCTTCTTGCCTGAATCAACTTACCTTGAGCGTGACGAAGAAATTGTCGATAAGTCAGGTAAAAATCCTGCTTACTACGTGCGTCAAAAAGTGGTTGATACCATTGGTGATACCAAACCAAGCTGGTTAATTTGGAAAGAATTAGCCAACAAATTAGGTCAAGGCGACTTTTTTCCTTGGGATTCAATGGAAACATTGCAACTGTTCCAAGTTGATAAAGATGTTGCCCTGTTGAACAAAATCAAACGTGACGGTTGGGTGAGCTACGGTAAACCTCTTATGTTACGTGAGCCGAGTATGGTGCAAGATTTTGTCGCTGATTACCCCAACGCTAAAACCCCTGATGAGGATCAAACTTACGCTAGCCACATGAGCTTTAAAACACCTACCGGCAAGATTGAACTGAGCTCCGACAAAGTGGAACAAATGGCACCGGGTCGCGGAATTATTAAGTTCCGAGAAGTGACTATGAAAAAAGCGGATGAGCTATTTTTTATCCAAGGTAAAGTCGCTGTTCATACCAACGCCGCCACTCAAAATGTACCGATGTTAGCCAATCTCATGTCTGACAATGCCCTGTGGATCCACCCCGTGACTGCTGAGTTATTGAATATATCCACTGGGGATGCTATTCGGATTTATAACGACACTGGCAGTGAAGAAGGCCATGCATTGGTGACACCGGGTATTCGACCTGACACCGTGTTTGCTTATATGGGTTGTGGTTCTAAAAACAAAGAGCTTGCTCGTGCCACTGGCAAAGGTATTCATTGTGGCAACCTTCTTCCCGATATTACTGCTCCGGTTACAGGTATGAATCTACATAACACCGGCGTCAAAATAGCTAAGATTTAA